The Blautia hydrogenotrophica DSM 10507 genome window below encodes:
- the pyrF gene encoding orotidine-5'-phosphate decarboxylase, translated as MINKLIDKIQKTHAPIVVGLDPMMDYIPKQIQEKAFQEYGETLEGAAEAIWQYNKGIVDATYDLIPAVKPQIAMYEQFGIEGLKVYKKTLDYCQEKGLVVIGDIKRGDIGSTSAAYAVGHLGKVKVGSRSYAGFNEDFATVNPYLGSDGVKPFIEVCKEEKKGLFILVKTSNPSSGEFQDQLVNGRPLYELVGEKVAQWGEEYMGEQYSYIGAVVGATYPEMGKVLRKLMPKTFILVPGYGAQGGKGADLVHFFNEDGLGAIVNSSRGIIAAYKQEKYASFGEENYADASRQAALDMIADINGALQNR; from the coding sequence ATGATTAACAAACTGATTGATAAGATTCAAAAGACTCATGCGCCGATTGTGGTGGGGTTAGATCCCATGATGGACTATATTCCAAAACAGATTCAAGAGAAAGCGTTTCAGGAGTATGGAGAGACTTTAGAAGGAGCAGCGGAGGCTATTTGGCAATATAATAAAGGAATCGTGGATGCGACCTACGATTTGATTCCTGCTGTGAAACCACAGATTGCCATGTATGAACAGTTTGGAATTGAAGGCTTAAAAGTATATAAGAAAACGCTGGATTACTGTCAGGAGAAAGGCTTGGTGGTGATTGGGGACATTAAAAGGGGTGATATCGGTTCCACCTCTGCCGCCTACGCAGTGGGTCATCTGGGAAAAGTAAAAGTAGGGAGCAGAAGCTATGCGGGATTTAATGAGGACTTTGCCACAGTAAATCCTTATCTGGGCTCTGACGGGGTAAAGCCATTTATTGAAGTCTGCAAGGAGGAGAAAAAAGGGCTGTTTATTCTGGTCAAGACTTCTAATCCTTCCAGTGGGGAGTTTCAGGACCAGCTAGTAAATGGCCGGCCGCTCTATGAATTAGTGGGTGAAAAAGTAGCTCAGTGGGGCGAAGAGTATATGGGTGAACAGTATAGTTATATCGGAGCAGTGGTGGGAGCCACCTATCCGGAGATGGGAAAAGTTCTCAGAAAATTGATGCCAAAGACTTTTATCTTGGTGCCAGGATATGGCGCTCAAGGAGGAAAAGGTGCAGATTTGGTGCATTTCTTTAATGAAGATGGGCTTGGAGCGATCGTGAATTCTTCCAGAGGAATCATTGCAGCTTATAAGCAGGAAAAATATGCATCGTTCGGTGAGGAAAATTATGCAGATGCTTCTCGCCAGGCTGCACTCGATATGATCGCTGACATTAATGGGGCGTTGCAAAATCGCTAA
- a CDS encoding dihydroorotate dehydrogenase electron transfer subunit, with protein MSTKKMETCKIVSQEKIGNGIYSMWLQTEEIAGLASAGQFVSVYSRDGSRLLPRPISICEIDKERGCLRLVYRVAGKGTLEFSRLHAGISLKVMGPLGNGFPLEEARGRRVLLIGGGIGIPPMLETAKQLEAEKILVMGYKDELFLEEDLRGQGKLYVATEDGSAGTRGNVLDAIREHELKAEIIFACGPSPMLKALKEYAAQEKIVCWISMEERMACGIGACLGCVCQSKDIDSHSHVHNKRVCKDGPVFLSTEVEL; from the coding sequence ATGAGTACAAAGAAGATGGAGACTTGCAAAATTGTGAGTCAGGAAAAGATTGGAAATGGTATTTACAGCATGTGGCTTCAGACAGAGGAGATTGCAGGCCTGGCATCTGCAGGCCAGTTTGTGTCTGTGTACAGCAGGGACGGCAGTAGGTTGCTGCCGCGTCCGATCAGTATCTGTGAGATTGATAAGGAGAGAGGATGCTTGCGCTTGGTTTACCGGGTGGCAGGTAAGGGAACTTTGGAGTTTTCGCGTCTCCATGCTGGGATTTCTCTGAAGGTGATGGGGCCGTTGGGGAATGGCTTTCCGCTGGAAGAAGCGAGAGGAAGGCGCGTGCTTTTGATTGGAGGAGGAATTGGGATTCCTCCAATGCTGGAGACTGCAAAGCAGCTAGAGGCAGAAAAGATACTTGTGATGGGGTACAAAGACGAACTGTTTTTGGAAGAAGACCTGCGCGGACAGGGAAAGCTATATGTGGCGACTGAGGACGGGAGTGCAGGAACTAGAGGAAACGTGTTGGACGCTATCCGGGAGCACGAGTTGAAGGCGGAGATTATTTTTGCCTGTGGGCCATCTCCGATGCTGAAGGCGCTCAAAGAGTATGCTGCCCAGGAGAAAATTGTCTGTTGGATATCTATGGAGGAGAGGATGGCCTGTGGAATTGGGGCCTGTCTGGGGTGCGTCTGCCAATCTAAAGATATTGACAGTCATTCTCATGTGCACAATAAACGAGTGTGCAAAGATGGACCAGTATTTTTGAGTACGGAGGTGGAACTGTGA
- a CDS encoding dihydroorotate dehydrogenase, with protein sequence MTASGTFGSGEEYSEFVDLNQLGAVVTKGVADVPWPGNPTPRIAEVYGGMLNAIGLQNPGIEVFCERDIPFLRKYDTKIVVNVCGHAPEEYLRVVERLAEEKIDLMEINISCPNVNANFLAFGQEPACVEQLTAQIKKIARQPIIMKLTPNVTDITEVARAAEAGGADAVSLINTLTGMKIDVQRRTFALANKTGGMSGPAVKPVAVRMVYQVAQAVEIPIIGMGGIVTAEDALEFILAGASAVSVGTANFFRPEATLEVVRGIEEYMEKNGVKHIQELIGAVR encoded by the coding sequence ATGACAGCTTCCGGTACCTTTGGCTCCGGGGAAGAGTACAGTGAGTTCGTGGATTTGAATCAGTTGGGAGCTGTGGTTACGAAGGGAGTAGCTGACGTGCCGTGGCCGGGAAATCCCACTCCGAGAATCGCGGAAGTCTATGGCGGAATGCTCAATGCCATTGGATTGCAAAACCCAGGAATAGAAGTATTTTGCGAGAGGGATATTCCATTTTTAAGAAAATATGATACTAAAATTGTGGTCAATGTCTGTGGACATGCGCCGGAAGAGTACCTTAGAGTAGTGGAAAGACTGGCGGAAGAAAAGATTGACCTGATGGAGATCAATATTTCCTGTCCGAATGTAAATGCTAATTTTCTGGCATTTGGCCAGGAGCCGGCCTGTGTGGAACAGTTGACGGCACAGATCAAAAAAATTGCCCGTCAGCCGATCATCATGAAGCTTACGCCCAATGTGACAGATATCACAGAAGTGGCTAGGGCGGCAGAGGCCGGCGGCGCGGATGCAGTGTCTTTGATTAACACACTGACTGGAATGAAAATTGATGTTCAGCGCAGAACGTTTGCTCTGGCGAACAAGACTGGCGGGATGTCGGGGCCTGCGGTGAAACCGGTGGCAGTGAGGATGGTTTATCAGGTGGCGCAGGCAGTCGAAATTCCGATTATTGGAATGGGAGGAATCGTTACAGCTGAGGACGCTTTGGAATTTATATTGGCTGGAGCGAGTGCAGTATCTGTAGGAACTGCTAATTTCTTTCGGCCTGAGGCGACTTTGGAAGTGGTTCGGGGCATTGAAGAGTACATGGAAAAAAATGGAGTGAAACATATTCAGGAACTGATCGGAGCGGTCAGGTAG
- the pyrE gene encoding orotate phosphoribosyltransferase: protein MEQYKQEFIEFMIDCNVLKFGDFVTKSGRKTPFFVNTGFYRTGAQLRKLGEYYARAIKGKFGLDFDVLFGPAYKGIPLSVAASMAISEHYGKDIRYCSNRKEVKDHGDKGILLGSPIEDGDRVVIIEDVTTAGTSIQETLPIIKAQGQVTPVGLVVSVDRMERGQGTKSALAEIEEKYGLKTTAIVTMAEVVEHLYNREYKGKIIIDDVLKAAIDAYYEQYGVK from the coding sequence ATGGAACAGTATAAGCAGGAATTTATTGAATTTATGATCGATTGTAATGTTTTGAAGTTTGGAGATTTTGTGACGAAAAGCGGCAGAAAAACTCCTTTTTTTGTGAACACCGGTTTTTATCGGACGGGTGCTCAGCTTCGCAAATTAGGAGAATACTATGCAAGAGCGATTAAGGGAAAATTTGGCCTGGATTTTGATGTTTTGTTTGGACCAGCTTACAAAGGGATTCCACTGAGCGTGGCGGCTTCCATGGCAATCAGCGAACACTATGGAAAGGATATCCGTTATTGTAGCAACCGCAAAGAAGTAAAGGACCACGGAGATAAGGGGATTTTGCTGGGAAGTCCCATTGAAGACGGAGATAGAGTGGTAATTATTGAGGATGTGACGACTGCGGGCACTTCTATTCAGGAGACTTTGCCTATTATCAAGGCGCAGGGGCAAGTGACTCCGGTTGGACTGGTCGTGTCTGTAGACCGCATGGAACGAGGACAGGGAACTAAGAGTGCTCTGGCAGAGATTGAAGAGAAGTATGGGCTGAAGACGACGGCCATTGTCACCATGGCTGAGGTGGTAGAACATCTTTACAACAGAGAATACAAAGGAAAAATTATCATTGATGATGTATTAAAGGCAGCCATTGACGCATATTACGAGCAGTACGGCGTAAAATAG
- a CDS encoding VanZ family protein translates to MKKITKIWVRRVGVALFVIYVLLLVYFLFFSEEYGRVAAAEREYQYNLIPFVEIRRFWIYREQLGAFAVFTNLFGNIIGFIPFGVLVPVIFQEFRDGGLIVLSGFGLSLLVETIQLVTKVGSFDVDDMMLNTLGAFLGYVIFKICDKMRRKYYGKEV, encoded by the coding sequence GTGAAAAAAATAACTAAAATCTGGGTACGGAGGGTGGGAGTGGCGCTCTTCGTGATATATGTGCTTTTGCTGGTATACTTTCTCTTTTTTTCAGAGGAATATGGGAGAGTGGCAGCAGCAGAGCGAGAATATCAGTATAATTTAATTCCCTTTGTGGAGATTCGAAGATTTTGGATTTATCGGGAACAGCTTGGGGCTTTTGCGGTATTTACGAATTTGTTCGGCAATATCATAGGTTTCATTCCATTCGGGGTACTGGTGCCGGTCATTTTTCAGGAATTTCGGGACGGAGGACTAATTGTACTATCAGGATTTGGATTGAGTTTACTGGTGGAGACCATTCAGTTGGTGACAAAGGTAGGCTCTTTCGACGTCGATGATATGATGCTGAACACATTGGGAGCATTTTTGGGTTACGTAATTTTTAAGATATGCGATAAGATGAGGAGAAAATATTATGGCAAAGAGGTATAG
- a CDS encoding HD domain-containing protein, giving the protein MNRFEQQMKFILEIDKVKNVFRQTYLADGNRKENDAEHSWHMAIMAFLLKEYAQEEVDIMRVVLMVLIHDLVEIDAGDTYAYDLDGLQTKREREVKAAERIFGLLPKDQEEQFRELWDEFEAYESAEAKYAHMLDNFQPLMLNDALDGKSWKEHKVKKSQIYSRNAKTMEGSEKIWEYMKDLVQKNIDRGNIQDE; this is encoded by the coding sequence ATGAATCGCTTTGAACAGCAGATGAAATTCATTTTGGAGATTGACAAAGTGAAGAATGTATTTCGGCAGACTTATCTGGCGGATGGAAACCGAAAAGAAAATGACGCAGAACATTCTTGGCATATGGCTATTATGGCATTTCTGCTAAAAGAGTATGCCCAGGAAGAGGTTGACATCATGAGAGTGGTTTTGATGGTCTTGATTCATGATTTGGTGGAGATCGACGCCGGGGATACTTATGCATATGACCTGGATGGGCTTCAGACGAAACGTGAGCGGGAAGTGAAAGCGGCGGAGCGTATATTTGGACTGTTGCCGAAGGACCAGGAGGAACAATTTCGGGAGCTCTGGGATGAATTTGAAGCCTATGAGTCGGCGGAAGCAAAATATGCCCATATGTTGGACAATTTTCAGCCGCTGATGCTAAATGACGCGTTAGATGGGAAGAGTTGGAAAGAACATAAGGTAAAGAAAAGCCAGATTTACAGCAGAAATGCCAAAACGATGGAGGGCTCCGAAAAGATTTGGGAATATATGAAGGATTTAGTGCAGAAAAATATAGATAGAGGAAATATACAAGATGAATGA